Proteins found in one Halobaculum sp. MBLA0147 genomic segment:
- a CDS encoding adenylosuccinate synthase translates to MTVTIVGTQLGDEGKGALVDRYGGAADVVVRYQGGDNAGHTVVEDGEEYALSLVPSGAIRGKTGVLGNGCVVNPETLFDELDALHDRGLDPDVRVARRAHVILPYHRRLDGIEEEAKAEDGEAIGTTGRGIGPTYEDKAGRRGVRVGDLTDPDVLREKLEYVVPQKRAVIEEVYGLEAGAECDVDALHEQYAEYGRRLADEGMLVDCGPFLAERRAAGDNLVFEGAQGTLIDVDHGNYPFVTSSNPTAGGATTGTGLGPTVVGDGEVVGVVKAYLSRVGSGAMPTELDGGDHEEALASDIRERGGEFGTVTGRPRRIGWLDVPVLRHAARVNGLTGISLNHLDVLGGLDELAVGHAYELDGDVIETVPATAEQWARCEPVRREFEPWPDVDWDAVAAEGYEALPEAAKTYVEYVEAETGVEVYAVGVGPDRAQTIERVDPWERVD, encoded by the coding sequence ATGACTGTCACCATCGTCGGCACCCAGCTGGGTGACGAGGGGAAGGGAGCCCTCGTCGACCGCTACGGCGGGGCCGCCGACGTCGTCGTACGGTACCAGGGCGGCGACAACGCCGGCCACACGGTCGTCGAAGACGGCGAGGAGTACGCCCTGTCGTTGGTCCCCTCGGGTGCGATCCGCGGCAAGACCGGCGTCCTCGGGAACGGCTGTGTCGTCAACCCCGAGACGCTGTTCGACGAACTCGACGCGTTGCACGACCGCGGCCTCGACCCCGACGTGCGCGTCGCTCGCCGCGCACACGTCATCCTCCCGTACCACCGTCGCCTCGACGGCATCGAGGAGGAGGCGAAGGCGGAGGACGGCGAGGCTATCGGGACGACCGGCCGCGGCATCGGCCCGACCTACGAGGACAAGGCCGGCCGCCGAGGCGTCCGTGTCGGCGACCTCACCGACCCGGACGTGCTCCGCGAGAAGTTGGAGTACGTCGTCCCGCAGAAGCGCGCGGTGATCGAGGAGGTGTACGGCTTGGAGGCCGGCGCAGAGTGTGACGTGGACGCGCTCCACGAGCAGTACGCCGAGTACGGTCGCCGACTCGCCGACGAGGGGATGCTGGTCGACTGTGGCCCGTTCCTCGCCGAGCGGCGTGCGGCCGGCGACAACCTCGTCTTCGAGGGCGCACAGGGCACACTCATCGACGTAGACCACGGGAACTACCCGTTCGTCACCTCCTCGAACCCCACCGCGGGCGGCGCGACGACCGGGACCGGGCTCGGCCCGACGGTCGTCGGCGACGGCGAGGTCGTCGGCGTCGTGAAGGCGTACCTCTCGCGGGTCGGCTCCGGCGCGATGCCGACGGAGTTGGACGGGGGCGACCACGAGGAGGCACTCGCGAGCGATATCCGCGAGCGCGGCGGCGAGTTCGGCACTGTCACCGGTCGCCCGCGTCGGATCGGCTGGCTCGACGTGCCCGTGTTGCGCCACGCCGCTCGTGTCAACGGTCTGACGGGAATCTCGCTGAACCACCTCGACGTGCTCGGGGGGCTCGACGAGTTGGCCGTCGGGCACGCGTACGAACTGGACGGCGACGTGATCGAGACGGTGCCGGCGACGGCCGAACAGTGGGCGCGGTGTGAGCCGGTGCGCCGCGAGTTCGAGCCGTGGCCGGACGTCGACTGGGACGCCGTCGCCGCGGAGGGGTACGAGGCGTTGCCCGAGGCGGCGAAGACGTACGTGGAGTACGTCGAGGCCGAGACCGGCGTGGAGGTGTACGCGGTCGGCGTCGGGCCCGACCGCGCGCAGACCATCGAGCGCGTCGACCCGTGGGAGCGGGTGGACTGA
- a CDS encoding nucleotidyltransferase domain-containing protein gives MPTADDSRGEIDEVDPVSTVVEQVLADHPVSIGFLFGSLARGDEWAGSDVDVAVVFESSDDRTAGRRRLSLGADLATALGTDEVDVVDLRRADSGVVRSVLDHGDRLIGDDDRERRLRSELAPPDDGGPSPAERFDAALEAMESHLR, from the coding sequence ATGCCGACGGCAGACGACAGTCGAGGCGAGATCGACGAGGTGGACCCGGTGAGCACCGTCGTCGAGCAGGTTCTCGCCGACCACCCGGTCTCGATCGGGTTCCTCTTCGGGTCACTGGCGCGTGGCGACGAGTGGGCCGGGAGTGACGTGGACGTCGCCGTCGTGTTCGAGTCGTCCGACGACCGGACTGCGGGCCGCCGTCGGCTGTCTCTCGGAGCCGATCTGGCGACCGCTCTCGGCACCGACGAGGTCGACGTCGTCGACCTCCGTCGCGCCGACTCGGGTGTCGTCCGATCCGTGCTAGACCACGGTGACCGACTGATCGGCGACGACGACCGAGAACGTCGGCTCCGATCCGAGCTGGCGCCGCCGGACGACGGGGGACCCTCGCCAGCCGAGCGGTTCGACGCGGCATTGGAGGCGATGGAGAGTCACCTCCGATGA
- a CDS encoding NADP-dependent malic enzyme: MGLDDDAREYHREEPSGKLEIATTKPTNTQRDLSLAYSPGVAAPCRDIDADPERAYEYTAKGNLVGVVSNGSAVLGLGDIGAQASKPVMEGKGVLFKRFADIDVFDVELDETDVDEFVRSVSAMEPTFGGINLEDITAPECFEIEERLREEMDVPVFHDDQHGTAIISGAALINAADIGGKDIEDLEIVFSGAGASAIATARFYLSLGARRENITMCDSSGIITEDRAESGDVNEFKREFARDVPEGGLADAMAGADVFVGLSVGGIVDQEMVRSMAENPIIFAMANPDPEIDYESAKAAREDTVVMATGRSDYPNQVNNVLGFPFIFRGALDVRATDIDEEMKRAAAEALAELARQDVPDAVVKAYGDQPLQYGPDYVIPKPLDPRVLFEVAPAVAEAAMESGCARREIDPDAYAERLEARLGKSREMMRVVLNKAKSDPKCVALAEGTDEKMIRAAYQLNEQGIADPVLLGDGDTIRAETERLGLDFEPTVVDPAASDDTERYADRLYEMRSRDGVTRTEAGDLVRTDTNYFGSVMVEEDDADALLTGLTHHYPSALRPPLEVIGAAEDTEHVAGVYMLTFKNRVIFCADATVNRDPDADTLAEVTKHTADLARRFNVDPRAAMLSYSNFGSVDDTSTRTSREAVELLHGDDEVDFPVDGEMQADTAVVEDILEDTYEFAELDDPANVLIFPNLESGNIGYKLLQRLGGAEAIGPMLVGMDEPVHVLQRGDEVKDIVNLAGVAVVDAQDE, translated from the coding sequence ATGGGACTGGACGACGACGCACGCGAGTACCACCGCGAGGAGCCCTCGGGGAAGTTGGAGATCGCGACGACGAAACCGACGAACACGCAACGCGACCTCTCGCTGGCGTACTCGCCGGGTGTCGCGGCGCCGTGTCGCGACATCGACGCGGACCCGGAACGTGCCTACGAGTACACGGCGAAGGGGAACCTCGTCGGCGTCGTCTCGAACGGCTCGGCGGTGCTCGGTCTCGGCGACATCGGCGCACAGGCCTCGAAACCCGTCATGGAGGGGAAGGGTGTTCTGTTCAAGCGGTTCGCGGACATCGACGTGTTCGACGTCGAACTCGACGAGACCGACGTCGACGAGTTCGTCCGCTCCGTCTCGGCGATGGAGCCCACCTTCGGCGGGATCAACTTGGAGGACATCACGGCGCCGGAGTGTTTCGAGATCGAAGAGCGACTCCGCGAGGAGATGGACGTGCCCGTGTTCCACGACGACCAACACGGGACGGCGATCATCTCCGGGGCGGCGCTGATCAACGCCGCCGACATCGGCGGGAAGGACATCGAGGACCTGGAGATCGTCTTCTCGGGAGCCGGCGCGTCGGCGATCGCCACCGCACGGTTCTACCTCTCGCTGGGTGCCCGTCGCGAGAACATCACGATGTGTGACTCCTCGGGGATCATCACCGAGGACCGCGCCGAGTCGGGCGACGTGAACGAGTTCAAACGGGAGTTCGCCCGCGACGTGCCGGAGGGTGGTCTGGCAGACGCGATGGCGGGGGCAGACGTGTTCGTCGGCCTCTCTGTCGGCGGGATCGTCGACCAGGAGATGGTGCGCTCGATGGCGGAGAACCCGATCATCTTCGCGATGGCGAACCCGGACCCGGAGATCGACTACGAGTCCGCGAAGGCCGCCCGCGAGGACACCGTGGTGATGGCGACCGGCCGGTCGGACTACCCCAACCAGGTGAACAACGTGCTCGGGTTCCCGTTCATCTTCCGTGGGGCACTCGACGTGCGTGCGACGGACATCGACGAAGAGATGAAACGCGCCGCAGCCGAGGCGCTGGCGGAGTTGGCACGCCAGGACGTGCCCGACGCCGTCGTGAAGGCGTACGGCGACCAGCCGCTCCAGTACGGTCCGGACTACGTGATCCCGAAGCCGCTGGACCCGCGCGTGCTGTTCGAGGTCGCGCCGGCCGTCGCGGAGGCGGCGATGGAGTCCGGTTGTGCCCGTCGGGAGATCGATCCCGACGCGTACGCCGAGCGCCTGGAGGCACGGCTCGGCAAGAGCCGCGAGATGATGCGCGTCGTGTTGAACAAGGCGAAGTCGGACCCCAAGTGCGTCGCCCTCGCGGAGGGGACCGACGAGAAGATGATCCGCGCCGCCTACCAGCTCAACGAGCAGGGGATCGCCGACCCCGTCCTGTTGGGTGACGGCGACACGATCCGGGCGGAGACGGAGCGACTCGGCCTCGACTTCGAGCCGACGGTCGTCGACCCCGCCGCCAGCGACGACACGGAGCGGTACGCGGACCGACTGTACGAGATGCGGAGCCGCGACGGGGTCACGCGGACGGAGGCGGGCGACCTGGTGCGGACGGACACCAACTACTTCGGCTCGGTGATGGTCGAGGAGGACGACGCCGACGCCCTGCTGACGGGGTTGACCCACCACTACCCGTCCGCGTTGCGCCCGCCGCTGGAGGTCATCGGGGCTGCGGAGGACACCGAACACGTCGCGGGCGTCTACATGCTGACGTTCAAGAACCGGGTGATCTTCTGTGCGGACGCGACGGTGAACCGCGACCCGGACGCGGACACCCTCGCGGAGGTGACGAAACACACCGCGGACCTGGCGCGGCGGTTCAACGTCGACCCGCGGGCGGCGATGCTGTCGTACTCCAACTTCGGATCGGTCGACGACACCTCCACTCGAACCTCGCGAGAGGCGGTGGAACTGCTCCACGGCGACGACGAGGTGGACTTCCCGGTCGACGGAGAGATGCAGGCGGACACGGCCGTCGTCGAGGACATCCTCGAGGACACCTACGAGTTCGCGGAGTTGGACGACCCCGCGAACGTGTTGATCTTCCCGAACCTGGAGTCGGGCAATATCGGCTACAAACTGCTCCAGCGGCTCGGCGGCGCGGAGGCCATCGGCCCGATGCTCGTCGGGATGGACGAGCCGGTCCACGTGCTCCAGCGTGGCGACGAGGTGAAAGACATCGTGAACCTCGCCGGCGTCGCCGTGGTGGACGCGCAAGACGAGTAG
- a CDS encoding M24 family metallopeptidase has product MNVDERAARLDALLDAEGYEAVWLGRPDSFAWATGGGDNRVDRTATVGEAAVGYLGDGEWQVVTNAIEAERLAAEELPPELSMSVVADPWHETTLPTAVAARSPNAAAADFDVPGLASLDATRLRLRLTEADRERYRRLGGAVGAAVERVCRELQPDDTEREVAAALRVGLAGRDIDAPVVLVGGGERAPAYRHPTPTTERLGEYAVVSVTARRGGMYVSCTRTVAFDPPEWLAAHHDAARRVETAALAATERVAGGEAVEGHGDGDTADAEDATNAAGESDTGDPDTTAAEIDTGTIGRASAVFDAIQTAYADAGYEGEWREHHQGGGTGYAGREWIATPDSDAPVVAPAAYAWNPTVAGAKSEDTALVTDEGVELVTTTGEWPTTTVSVDGLALERPDVVDPR; this is encoded by the coding sequence ATGAACGTAGACGAGCGCGCGGCGCGACTCGACGCGCTCCTCGACGCCGAGGGGTACGAGGCGGTGTGGCTGGGCCGTCCCGACAGCTTCGCGTGGGCGACGGGCGGGGGCGACAACCGCGTCGACCGGACGGCGACCGTCGGCGAGGCGGCGGTCGGCTACCTCGGCGACGGGGAGTGGCAGGTCGTCACGAACGCGATCGAGGCGGAGCGACTCGCGGCGGAGGAGTTGCCGCCGGAACTGTCGATGTCCGTCGTCGCGGACCCGTGGCACGAGACGACGCTCCCGACGGCGGTCGCCGCTCGCTCGCCGAACGCGGCTGCGGCGGACTTCGACGTGCCGGGGCTGGCGTCGCTCGACGCCACCCGACTCAGACTCCGGTTGACGGAGGCGGACCGCGAGCGGTACCGCCGTCTGGGTGGTGCGGTCGGCGCGGCCGTCGAGCGAGTGTGTCGGGAGCTCCAGCCGGACGACACCGAACGCGAGGTCGCGGCCGCGCTCCGCGTCGGCCTCGCCGGCCGGGACATCGACGCGCCGGTGGTGCTCGTCGGCGGCGGCGAGCGCGCACCGGCGTACCGACACCCGACGCCGACCACGGAACGACTCGGCGAGTACGCAGTCGTCTCGGTGACCGCCCGTCGGGGTGGTATGTACGTCTCCTGTACGCGGACCGTCGCCTTCGACCCACCCGAGTGGCTCGCGGCCCACCACGACGCGGCGCGACGGGTCGAGACGGCGGCGCTGGCGGCGACCGAGCGCGTCGCGGGCGGCGAGGCGGTCGAGGGGCACGGCGACGGCGACACCGCCGACGCCGAAGACGCGACGAACGCAGCCGGCGAGTCGGACACCGGTGACCCGGACACGACCGCCGCCGAGATCGACACGGGCACGATCGGCCGCGCGAGTGCGGTGTTCGACGCGATCCAGACGGCCTACGCGGACGCCGGATACGAGGGGGAGTGGCGCGAACACCACCAGGGCGGGGGGACGGGGTACGCCGGTCGCGAGTGGATCGCGACGCCGGACTCGGACGCGCCGGTCGTCGCGCCGGCCGCGTACGCCTGGAACCCGACGGTCGCCGGCGCGAAGAGCGAGGACACGGCGCTCGTGACCGATGAGGGGGTCGAACTCGTCACCACGACCGGCGAGTGGCCGACGACGACCGTCTCCGTCGACGGACTCGCACTCGAACGGCCCGACGTGGTCGACCCGAGGTAG
- a CDS encoding COX15/CtaA family protein — MVSLPDWLSFRRLAATATGMAGLLIALGIFTSASGSGLACAQQWPLCDGGVLPQTIPSFVEWFHRLWAMITGFVIFGVGAWAWRAADARATKLAAVGAALLTPLQAVFGAITVTFNGALPAGYSAPVHAAHFLTGSSIFLGLTYTTLRAYEGLSTRPLAERARTALRVAVGGLLVCALLSRALPPLQFGPWVQAVFYLAALGTLGALVAAVRWLGRLGRGRLRAAAALAAVAHGAAMVLGRDLLYYNTVVRSANLIAVLAAVALAVGTAWSLETESGRDPGRSRAPTDD; from the coding sequence ATGGTGTCCCTGCCAGACTGGCTCTCGTTCCGGCGACTCGCGGCGACGGCCACGGGGATGGCGGGCCTGCTGATCGCGCTGGGGATCTTCACCTCGGCGTCTGGGTCGGGGCTCGCGTGTGCCCAACAGTGGCCGCTGTGTGACGGCGGTGTGCTCCCACAGACGATCCCCTCGTTCGTGGAGTGGTTCCACAGACTGTGGGCGATGATCACCGGCTTCGTGATCTTCGGCGTCGGGGCGTGGGCGTGGCGTGCTGCCGACGCGCGTGCGACCAAGCTCGCTGCGGTCGGCGCGGCGCTGCTCACCCCGCTGCAGGCCGTCTTCGGCGCGATCACGGTGACGTTCAACGGCGCGCTCCCGGCCGGTTACTCCGCGCCCGTTCACGCGGCGCACTTCCTCACCGGCTCCAGTATCTTCCTCGGGTTGACGTACACGACCCTGCGCGCCTACGAGGGGCTGTCGACGCGCCCGCTCGCCGAGCGAGCCCGCACCGCACTGCGTGTCGCGGTCGGCGGGCTACTCGTCTGTGCCCTGCTGTCGCGTGCGCTCCCGCCGCTCCAGTTCGGGCCCTGGGTGCAGGCCGTCTTCTACCTCGCCGCGCTGGGGACGCTGGGCGCACTCGTGGCCGCGGTGCGGTGGCTCGGACGACTCGGCCGCGGTCGGCTCCGTGCGGCGGCCGCACTCGCGGCGGTCGCGCACGGCGCCGCGATGGTGCTCGGCCGGGACCTGCTGTACTACAACACGGTCGTGCGCTCGGCGAACCTGATCGCGGTGCTCGCGGCGGTCGCGTTGGCGGTCGGCACCGCCTGGAGTCTGGAGACGGAGAGCGGACGTGACCCCGGGCGGTCGCGTGCGCCGACCGACGACTGA
- a CDS encoding HIT domain-containing protein, translating into MDQVFAPWRIDWIRREDHPDAVDGCPFCVLPDRDADRESRIVARSPHSFVICNNAPYNPGHVMVIPDAHEGDYTTLSPAEVTDHARLKQATFAAIRTALEPNGLNAGLNHGGDAAGGSIDDHLHTHVVPRYTGDTNFMPVISDTKVIVEAIDETYDHLREAFADLPCGTRPADEDAAVEVRFD; encoded by the coding sequence ATGGACCAGGTGTTCGCGCCGTGGCGGATCGACTGGATCAGACGCGAGGATCACCCGGACGCCGTCGACGGCTGTCCGTTCTGTGTGTTGCCCGACCGCGACGCCGACCGGGAGAGCCGGATCGTCGCGCGGTCGCCCCACTCGTTCGTGATCTGCAACAACGCGCCGTACAACCCCGGACACGTGATGGTGATCCCCGACGCGCACGAGGGGGACTACACCACGTTGTCACCGGCCGAGGTGACGGACCACGCGCGGCTGAAACAGGCGACGTTCGCGGCGATCCGGACGGCGCTGGAGCCGAACGGACTCAACGCCGGGCTCAACCACGGCGGCGACGCCGCGGGTGGGTCCATCGACGACCACCTCCACACCCACGTCGTCCCGCGGTACACCGGCGACACGAACTTCATGCCCGTGATCTCGGACACGAAGGTGATCGTCGAGGCCATCGACGAGACGTACGACCACCTGCGGGAGGCGTTCGCCGACCTCCCCTGCGGGACGCGACCGGCCGACGAGGACGCCGCGGTCGAGGTCCGGTTCGACTGA
- the map gene encoding type II methionyl aminopeptidase, with translation MSDFDEAALEAHREAGDILTTVMDETREMIEPGVTHLEVAEYAEDRVRELGDGLAFPVNVSVDEEASHATPARDDETTFDDEMVCLDVGVHVDGYIADAAVTVDLSDTPELVEAAEEALAAAVDAAGPGVPVGEIGAEIEDVIEAYGYTPVYNLSGHGVQQYDAHTGPNVPNRGVDRSVELEPGQAVAIEPFATDGRGKVGEGSTEEIFELVEDRSVRNRSARQALEEIREFDGLPFAARALSSSRTEMALRRLTQQGLVKGYPVLKEEDGRLVSQAEHTILVREDGIEVTTEGLFD, from the coding sequence ATGAGCGACTTCGACGAGGCGGCACTCGAAGCCCACCGCGAGGCGGGCGATATCCTCACGACGGTGATGGACGAGACGCGGGAGATGATCGAACCCGGCGTGACACACCTGGAGGTGGCGGAGTACGCCGAGGATCGCGTCCGCGAGTTGGGAGACGGACTCGCCTTCCCGGTGAACGTCAGCGTCGACGAGGAGGCGAGCCACGCGACGCCGGCGCGCGACGACGAGACGACGTTCGACGACGAGATGGTGTGTCTCGACGTCGGCGTCCACGTCGACGGGTACATCGCGGACGCGGCCGTGACGGTCGACCTCTCGGACACGCCGGAGTTGGTCGAGGCCGCCGAGGAGGCGCTCGCGGCGGCCGTCGACGCCGCCGGCCCGGGTGTGCCGGTCGGCGAGATCGGCGCGGAGATCGAGGACGTGATCGAGGCGTACGGATACACGCCGGTGTACAACCTCTCGGGGCACGGCGTCCAACAGTACGACGCCCACACGGGGCCGAACGTGCCGAACCGCGGCGTGGACCGCTCCGTCGAGTTGGAGCCGGGCCAGGCGGTCGCCATCGAGCCGTTCGCCACCGACGGCCGCGGGAAGGTCGGCGAGGGCTCGACGGAGGAGATCTTCGAGTTGGTCGAGGACCGCTCGGTCCGGAACCGCTCGGCACGACAGGCGCTGGAGGAGATCCGCGAGTTCGACGGCCTCCCGTTCGCGGCGCGCGCGCTGTCCTCCTCGCGGACGGAGATGGCGCTCCGTCGGCTGACACAACAGGGGCTCGTCAAGGGCTACCCGGTGTTGAAGGAGGAGGACGGCCGGCTCGTGAGTCAGGCGGAACACACGATCCTCGTCCGCGAGGACGGGATCGAGGTGACGACCGAGGGGCTGTTCGACTGA
- a CDS encoding tyrosine--tRNA ligase has protein sequence MVRDAYEQITRNATEVITDEELRELAESPEGKRAYVGYEPSGVLHLGHMLTANKLLDLQAAGMEVVILLADVHAYLNDKGTFEEIRETGERMREQFLAYGLDEDKTEFVYGSEFQLDEEYVLDLHQLELSTTLNRAQRAMAEIQSGDTAKVSHVVYPLMQALDIEYLDLDLAVGGLDQRKVHVLHREEIEGLGYESRPCIHTPILADLTTGVGKMSSSSGVTISMEDSTEDLEEKVNDAYCPPTRDPDPTDEGEERENPVLELFQYHVFPRFETVVIERPDEYGGDLEYDDYESLATDLEAGELHPADAKPALADYLDELIAPGREKIRERE, from the coding sequence ATGGTTCGGGACGCCTACGAGCAGATCACCCGGAACGCGACCGAGGTGATCACCGACGAGGAACTGCGCGAGCTAGCCGAGTCACCAGAGGGCAAGCGAGCGTACGTCGGCTACGAGCCGTCGGGCGTCCTCCACCTCGGCCACATGCTCACCGCGAACAAGCTGCTGGACCTCCAAGCGGCGGGGATGGAGGTCGTGATCCTCCTGGCGGACGTCCACGCCTACCTCAACGACAAGGGCACCTTCGAGGAGATCCGCGAGACGGGCGAGCGGATGCGCGAGCAGTTCCTCGCGTACGGGCTCGACGAGGACAAGACGGAGTTCGTCTACGGCTCGGAGTTCCAACTCGACGAGGAGTACGTCCTCGACCTCCACCAGTTGGAGCTGTCGACGACGCTCAACCGCGCCCAGCGCGCGATGGCGGAGATTCAAAGCGGCGACACCGCGAAGGTGAGTCACGTCGTCTACCCACTGATGCAGGCGCTGGACATCGAGTACCTGGATCTGGACCTGGCAGTCGGCGGGCTCGACCAGCGGAAGGTCCACGTGCTCCACCGCGAGGAGATCGAGGGGCTCGGCTACGAGTCGCGCCCCTGTATCCACACGCCGATCCTCGCCGATCTGACGACGGGTGTCGGGAAGATGTCCTCGTCGTCGGGCGTGACCATCTCGATGGAGGACTCCACGGAGGATCTCGAAGAGAAGGTGAACGACGCCTACTGTCCGCCGACGCGGGACCCGGACCCGACCGACGAGGGCGAGGAACGGGAGAATCCCGTGTTGGAGCTGTTCCAGTACCACGTGTTCCCGCGGTTCGAGACGGTCGTGATCGAGCGCCCCGACGAGTACGGCGGGGACTTGGAGTACGACGACTACGAGTCGCTGGCGACGGATCTGGAGGCGGGGGAACTCCACCCGGCGGACGCCAAGCCCGCGCTGGCCGACTACCTCGACGAGTTGATCGCACCCGGCCGCGAGAAGATCCGCGAGCGGGAGTAG
- the eif1A gene encoding translation initiation factor eIF-1A, translating into MSDGGPEGRKNLRMPDDDQVFAEVTNMLGANRVKVRCVDGKERTARIPGRMQKREWIREDDVVLVEPWDWQDEKGDIVHRYEKADADQLRDEGHIQ; encoded by the coding sequence ATGAGCGACGGTGGACCCGAGGGACGCAAGAACCTCCGAATGCCAGACGACGATCAGGTGTTCGCCGAGGTGACGAACATGCTCGGCGCGAACCGGGTGAAGGTCCGGTGTGTCGACGGGAAAGAGCGCACCGCGCGCATCCCCGGGCGGATGCAGAAACGCGAGTGGATTCGCGAGGACGACGTGGTCCTCGTCGAACCGTGGGACTGGCAAGACGAGAAGGGCGACATCGTCCACCGCTACGAGAAGGCCGACGCCGACCAGCTCCGCGACGAGGGCCACATCCAGTAA
- a CDS encoding DUF1405 domain-containing protein, translating into MSHRSLVPSQLPDGGDAPWYVAPLPEWLESAGLRLVVPIVLVNLVGTAFGFWYYGFHPLPLSDPLIVWQLAGEPPVMWAFVPDSPVATGFVAVALGLWWLGRPSEYWNVLAFFGCWKLGLWTPFVLAAFADGFLATTPVPMYAFLFVSHLGMAVEAFLLYRISEFPTRAILVAVVWYGVNDVVDYFVPVVGTPHHTLLPGQVALESGLGFTHPTPDHWIAAAGAVALTVTGTAVAVATRRHHAGRE; encoded by the coding sequence ATGAGTCACAGGTCGCTCGTCCCGTCGCAGCTCCCGGACGGCGGCGACGCGCCGTGGTACGTCGCACCGTTGCCGGAGTGGCTGGAGTCGGCGGGGCTCCGTCTGGTGGTGCCCATCGTCCTGGTGAACCTCGTCGGGACGGCGTTCGGGTTCTGGTACTACGGGTTCCACCCGCTGCCGCTCTCGGACCCACTGATCGTCTGGCAGTTGGCCGGCGAACCGCCGGTGATGTGGGCGTTCGTCCCCGACAGTCCGGTCGCGACGGGGTTCGTCGCCGTCGCACTCGGGCTGTGGTGGCTCGGACGGCCCAGCGAGTACTGGAACGTGCTCGCGTTCTTCGGCTGTTGGAAACTCGGCCTGTGGACCCCGTTCGTACTCGCGGCGTTCGCGGACGGGTTCCTCGCGACGACACCGGTCCCGATGTACGCGTTCCTGTTCGTCTCGCACCTCGGGATGGCCGTCGAGGCGTTCCTGTTGTACCGGATCTCCGAGTTCCCGACGCGGGCCATCCTCGTCGCGGTCGTCTGGTACGGCGTCAACGACGTGGTGGACTACTTCGTGCCGGTCGTCGGGACACCACACCACACGCTGCTCCCGGGCCAGGTTGCACTGGAGTCGGGACTCGGGTTCACACACCCGACGCCGGACCACTGGATCGCGGCCGCGGGGGCGGTCGCACTCACCGTGACCGGGACGGCGGTGGCCGTCGCGACGCGCCGGCACCACGCCGGCCGCGAGTGA
- a CDS encoding carbohydrate kinase family protein: protein MTDVLCAGHVNWDVTLRVDRLPEPDGEVSLQSTRQAGGGSAANVAVNLAGLSVTPTLFGSIGTDETGTRCRQELADSGVYPHLVRADGDTAVKYLVVDGDGEVMVLSGAGHNEAYTPRDLPDGALATDVVHLTNQDPAVAAGLAEGGRDRDATISLAPGRRLADRDFSAALRLADLVFVNDREATALGEAPWGDTVRPDATVVVTLGSEGAEVRRRSETIHHPGFDVEPLDTTGAGDAFAAGFLAAREGALADTALTDVLPGLAPESDGDAPRDEAALAVANACGAVASRALGARATLDPATLRDVIAGQ from the coding sequence GTGACCGACGTGTTGTGCGCGGGGCACGTCAACTGGGACGTGACCCTCCGGGTGGATCGCCTGCCGGAGCCGGACGGGGAGGTGTCGCTCCAGAGCACCCGTCAGGCCGGCGGCGGGAGTGCAGCCAACGTCGCGGTGAACCTCGCCGGACTGTCGGTGACCCCGACGCTGTTCGGCTCCATCGGGACCGACGAGACCGGCACGCGGTGTCGCCAGGAACTGGCGGACTCGGGTGTCTACCCACACCTCGTCCGCGCCGACGGCGACACCGCGGTGAAGTACCTCGTCGTCGACGGCGACGGCGAGGTGATGGTGTTGTCGGGCGCGGGCCACAACGAGGCGTACACGCCGCGGGATCTGCCGGACGGGGCCCTGGCGACGGACGTAGTCCACCTGACGAACCAGGACCCCGCCGTCGCGGCTGGACTCGCGGAGGGCGGCCGCGACCGCGACGCGACGATCAGTCTCGCGCCAGGCCGGAGACTGGCCGACCGCGACTTCTCGGCCGCTTTGCGACTCGCCGACTTGGTGTTCGTCAACGACCGCGAGGCGACGGCTTTGGGCGAGGCGCCGTGGGGCGACACCGTCCGCCCGGACGCGACCGTCGTGGTCACGCTCGGGAGCGAGGGCGCCGAGGTCCGTCGGCGCAGCGAGACGATCCACCACCCGGGGTTCGACGTGGAACCGCTGGACACGACCGGTGCGGGCGACGCCTTCGCCGCCGGGTTTCTCGCCGCCCGCGAGGGGGCGCTCGCCGACACCGCACTGACGGACGTGCTCCCGGGACTCGCGCCCGAGTCGGACGGGGACGCCCCGCGTGACGAGGCCGCGCTGGCGGTCGCGAACGCCTGCGGCGCCGTCGCCTCGCGCGCACTCGGCGCACGGGCGACGCTCGACCCGGCGACGCTGCGGGACGTGATCGCGGGGCAGTGA